One segment of Ziziphus jujuba cultivar Dongzao chromosome 12, ASM3175591v1 DNA contains the following:
- the LOC132800254 gene encoding uncharacterized protein LOC132800254, with translation MVFLKVAPMKWVMRLWKKGKLSPRFVRPFEILDKVGDLAYRLALPPALSRVHNVFHVSMLRKDIHNPSHVVSFEPLQLNMDLTYEELPLRIVDQKEKELRTKKIALVKVLWRNHIVEEATWEHEDEIYEKYPHLFDS, from the coding sequence ATGGTGTTTCTTAAGGTTGCTCCTATGAAATGGGTGATGCGATTATGGAAAAAGGGTAAGTTAAGTCCGAGATTTGTTAGACCTTTTGAGATTCTAGATAAAGTTGGTGATTTAGCTTATAGGCTTGCTTTGCCACCGGCATTATCTAGAGTACATAATGTTTTCCATGTATCCATGCTCCGTAAGGACATTCATAATCCTTCCCATGTAGTGAGTTTTGAGCCTCTTCAACTCAATATGGACCTTACATATGAAGAGTTACCACTCCGAATCGTAGACCAGAAAGAAAAGGAACTGCGCACTAAAAAGATTGCTTTGGTAAAAGTTCTATGGAGAAATCATATAGTAGAAGAAGCCACTTGGGAACATGAAGATGAGATTTACGAGAAGTATCCCCATCTATTCGATAGTTAA